The following DNA comes from Allobranchiibius huperziae.
CGGACGAGCCACACGCTCCCAAACCCCCCACCATCAGAATTGACAAGCTATAGACCAGAGTGTTTCGCGTCGCACTCACGTGATGTTCCTTCCCCCACCGGGACCCTCCCACGAGGGGCCGCCATCGTGGGCGACCGTAGCAGCTAACAAGGCGCGCTGGGGGCCACGCTTCGGCTCTCGCCCGCGCAAGAATTTGAGCATCGGATCTCGCACAAGCGAACACGGATCGCGGATCTGAGCATGCCCAGAAAGCGGCACCGATGACAACGGCCACGCCAGCCGTTCGGCACGCGGAGCGTGCCACAACCGGATTGTCGGCGGTGCCGGGTGACAACGAGTCAGCCAGCTCGTTCCTTAACTACTCAGCTGGACGGCGCTCGAGGTTTCGAGGATTGTGCGCAAGCGGATGCCCAGTGTCGTTGAGAGTCGAATCGTCCATTTCTTGCTGCAGCTTCCGTTGCCATAGCCGATGTCACTTTGGACGAGGACCCGCGTGCGCGTCGGGTTTGTGGCGGTGATGAGACCGTCGACACAGCTGGGCAGAGTCCAGCTGGCCGATACGTGCCCGTCGACATTCATCCGTACGAGCCGCGATGGCGAGAGCATCCCTGACCCGGATTCCTGCGCCGCCACGATCCCTGACGTTGTCCAGGCGGGTGCCAAGTAGCCGTGCTCGCTTGGGTCGGGAACCCGACGTGCCGTAGCAAAATCGAGCTTGGTTGAGTCGAAGATGACCACCTGGTCACGGTTTCCGCTGTACCCAGCGGCGATCTGGTGCCCGTTGGGACTCCAGCTCAAACCGAACAGCGGGTGCCCGGGCGTATCGGTCGCGGTGCGGGTGCCGCGCCCGGTGGCGAGGTCCAATACGACGATGACACTGGGATTGAACATTTCCGGCCCGGCGCAGATGCTCTTACAAGTGGACACAACGCACCTCGGGTGCGTCAGATACGCCAGCCGGCTGCCATCCGGGCTCACCGTGATGCCGGTGACGTCCTCGGTGAGGTGGTCCAACACGGTGACGTGCCCGGTTTCGGGATCCACTCGTTCGACAGTGGCTCGACACCCCGTGGTCAGCGCGACGATGAGTGCCCCCGAGCGCTCCCGTGTTGCTGAGACGGTCGTCGCGGCGCGGCTGTGTGCGGAGGTGATCAGCAGCCCGCCATCATCGATGCCACGTATCTGCACCTGCCCGCCGCGCGCCGGATCGTTGATGGTGGTGACGAACGTGTCCGATGGATCTAAAGGCGACGTGTGCAACGCGGTCTTCGACTGGTGGACGCTTCGGGGCTCCGGTGCTGTGCGAGGGCCCGGTTGGGACGTCAGTCCGCATCCGGCCAACGCGACAACAGCCACGGCAGACACGAGGGCACTCGGGCCGATTCGGCAACATTTGGCAGCAAAGCTGCGCACCTGTCTCACGTCCCTGATCATCGCGCGGCACACGGATTCATAGCCGCACACCTGGCAGTTCGACCCCAAATTGCAACAGGCGAACAGGCCCGATCGGCGATGGGCGACTGGGTCTTAGACATTCTGGCTGTTCTGAAAATGCCACCCCAACAATCATTGTGTTCACACTGTTCCGCTACCAGATTCGCTGAACGCAGTGATCCCGTCGTTCTGCACCACTTCGTGCCAGAATTCGCGAATGAAGAACCGGCCGGCTGCGCGATCTATCACGACGGTCGCGGTGTCGATAGCGGCCGTGTTGGCCTCGGCGACCGGGTGCTCCACCCCCTCGGATGCGACCACTGCTCCGGTCCTGGTCGCGACCAGCATCAACCACGGCTACCGCGTGGAGGCTGTCGCATGGATGCAGGAAGGCAACCTGTGCGCGGCGTGGGATTCGGTCGCGGCGGCTGCTAAGCCACCGACCCCCGTACAGGTTAAGAACGACGACCGCGGCTACCGCGGCTGCGGGTTCGAGGATGGCTCCGCCGTAGGTGCCTCGTACGTGGACAAAGCGAACGGCTCGGTAGACGTCCCGGACGATGTCATGCCCATCTACTTCGGCCCGCTCCCGCCACACGCGGTTGCGGTCAGGGTCGGCTTGCGAACGATCCCGGCGCGAACCGCCACGAAGCAGATGTTCGCCGGAATCCTTCGGAAGTACTGGACCTACAGTCCGGCCACCCCCGCACAAGACCTCGTTTTCCCGGACCAGAACCCCGTGGTGCCCGTCGACAGAGACGGCACACCGGTCAAGTACGCAAAGTCCTACGACCCGACCTTTTGATCGAGCGCCAACGAGTCATCTACGCTCGGCGTCCCGACGGACGAACGGGGCACAGCCACTGCAGGTGGCGCAGCGGGTCGTGATCCCCACCCGCGCAGTGATCCCGCACGGAGCGCGGTCGCTGTGACCGCGTCCGCGAACCGATCCCTCAGTGCGACGCGTCTGCCGTACGCGCGATCGGCGACGCATGCTCAACGGCGGCTTGAGATCGGGTTGCGTCGGGCAGAGGGCGTAACGATGTGGTGCGACCATGAAGCAGTGGGGCATGACGCTCGAACCTTGACCTTCGATGGGCACCGGCTTGCCTACCGCGTGCATGGCAGCGGGCCGGCACTGGTGATCGTCAACCAGTACTGGCGCGCCGAGGACGAGGTTCACACCCAACTGTTGAGCGATCGATGGCAGCTGTTCCACATCACGCCCGTCGGCTACGGCGAAAGCGCTCGAGTACCGGGCTATGCAGGTGAAGCGTTGTGCGATCAGGTCCTGGCTGTGCTCGATCGCCATGAAGTCGAACGGTGCGTCATCTGGGGCTATTCGGCGGGCGGCGCGATGGCCGCGTGTGTTGCACGAGCGACGACGAGGGTCTCAGCGATGGTCTGCGGCGGCTATAGCTTGTTCGATCCGCTCACGCCCGGCACCCTGCGGCAACTGGACCACAGGCTGCGACCCGATCACGCGAGCCGCAGCCTGTGGTGGTGGGTCAACAGGTTTGACTGGAGCAACGAAGTGGCCACCATGCCGTGCGCCAGCTTGTTTTACTGGGGCAGCGACGACCGGCAGATGGCGACCAAGCTGCGGCGCGCGCAGAACCAGCTGCTGCTGGGCGATGCCGAGTTCGTCGAGTTCGCTGGACTCGACCACGCTTCCTGCAACACGCACGACGCTCTTCGCGAGCACGTGATCCCGATGATCACGGAGCGTCTGCGGTCTCGAGCCGGTCGTAGCGACTAAACCAAACCCACACGATCGCCAAACCCCGATCACGACGACATGGACATACAGGACGAGATGCCGGTCGACGTGCCCCGCCTCGGCCCGAAGTGCGGTCGGGCCTTCGTCTGTTGTGGCGAAGACCAGGATGCGTGCGGCCGAACGCCAGGTGTGGGCAAGCTCGTGAGCAGGGACCGCATAAGGGAGCGCGGTTGACTCCGGCGGCAATCCCATCGTCGCTGCCCCTAAAGCGACTGCGCCCCGACCGGCGGTCGGTCATTTCGTGGGGTCAGCCGACCAGCACCCTGGGGTGCGGTCGATAGCCATCATCGGCTATCCGACCACGGGTCCCCCGGTTGCCCAGGAGACTGTGGCGATGTCGATGTGCCGCACCACGTTCTTGGTCCCGGAGCCCGAAGTGATGTACTCGTAGGCGATGTAATGGGTGCCGTTGGTGGTCGTGACTTCCGCGGCGCCCGGGCCGTACCCGTACTTGGCGCCCGAGGTCATCACGGGGCGCGGATTGGCGAGCAGGCCTAGTTTCGCGCCCTGCCACACTTGCGTGTAGTAAGCGTTCTTTCCGGTGGCGGTGTTGAATGCGCCCCGCGATACGAAAAGCCACAGACGGTTCTTCTGGTAGATCAGGCTGGGGGCTTCGATGACCGTGTTCTGAATGGGGGTCAGCGGGAACGGTCCCTTCCTCGCGGTGAGGGTGACCGGCTTGCCTGATGAATGATAAGTAATCGCTTCGGCCATGATCTGGTACTGGCCACCGGGGAATCCGACGACGTGTCCGCGCCGCCAGGCCAGGTACGACGTACGCGCCGCGGCTGAGTAGTAGGTGGTGGGGTCGATCGCCTCCCACCCCTGACGGATGTCAGCATCACATTTCAGGGCAGAATAAGCGGTGAACCCACGATCGGGTGCGGTCGACGCGGCGACATATACGTAGTGTTCTGTGTTGTTGCGCGCGGAGTTGTTCGTACTCTTGGCGGTGAAGAACAATACGTACCGGTGGGAGTTGTAAACCACATGCGGAGCCCATTCCAGGGAGTACCCCCGGAAACTGATCGTCCGGTCGTACGCGTAGCCGCGGCCGGGGCTGCCGCTTCGGTACACGGCAATCCCTCCGGGGCCGGTGGCGTACAGGTAGTAGTAGCCGCCGTGCTTGCCAGCCAACAGGCTTGGGTCGGCCACATTCTTGTCGGTGATCTTGGAACCGATCCTCGGAGCCGGGTACGACGCCGCAGCGTGGGCGGCGGGTGCCACCCCAACTACGGTCATCGCTGCTATCGCCCCTGCCGCCGCTGCCCTCGAACGCCGTCCCATAACTGTCCCCTGCTGCCGCGCTACCAGATTTAGCCACGTTGCTCGTGCTCTCACCCGATGTCAAGCACCCTCGGTCACCCTGACCACGCCCCGGCGAAGAATGATGTGGTGCCCAGCGTGGATCCGGGCCGGCGCAGTCCGAAGGTCGATCCCTTTGTGGGCATCGGCAGCTAGC
Coding sequences within:
- a CDS encoding alpha/beta fold hydrolase, yielding MTFDGHRLAYRVHGSGPALVIVNQYWRAEDEVHTQLLSDRWQLFHITPVGYGESARVPGYAGEALCDQVLAVLDRHEVERCVIWGYSAGGAMAACVARATTRVSAMVCGGYSLFDPLTPGTLRQLDHRLRPDHASRSLWWWVNRFDWSNEVATMPCASLFYWGSDDRQMATKLRRAQNQLLLGDAEFVEFAGLDHASCNTHDALREHVIPMITERLRSRAGRSD
- a CDS encoding family 43 glycosylhydrolase, with the protein product MAPAAHAAASYPAPRIGSKITDKNVADPSLLAGKHGGYYYLYATGPGGIAVYRSGSPGRGYAYDRTISFRGYSLEWAPHVVYNSHRYVLFFTAKSTNNSARNNTEHYVYVAASTAPDRGFTAYSALKCDADIRQGWEAIDPTTYYSAAARTSYLAWRRGHVVGFPGGQYQIMAEAITYHSSGKPVTLTARKGPFPLTPIQNTVIEAPSLIYQKNRLWLFVSRGAFNTATGKNAYYTQVWQGAKLGLLANPRPVMTSGAKYGYGPGAAEVTTTNGTHYIAYEYITSGSGTKNVVRHIDIATVSWATGGPVVG